Below is a genomic region from Halobacterium sp. CBA1132.
GCCGCTCGCACAGCCGGCGAGTCCAGCGAGCGCGGCTGCGGCCGCGGACTGGAGGACGCGACGGCGACTGCGGTCGGTCGTCGTGTCGTCGGAGGGCGAGGTCACGCTCTCCGGTTCGGCCACTCCCGGCTTGAACGTTTCCCACGTTCTCGCTGACTGACTCGCTGACACGTTCAGTCGGCCGAGCGCACCTGTAAACCGTTAAGTAGCGAGGTGTGCGAGTTCCCATGTAATGAGCGACCTCCCGGACGAGTTCAAGTGCACTATCACCAACTGGGAGTACATCTACGGTCTCTGCCGCGACGTCAGCGACGACGTGAAACACTCCGAGTTCGAGCCCGACGTCGTTGTCGCGCTCGCTCGCGGCGGCTGGTTCGCGGGCCGGTGTCTCTGTGACTTCCTCGGCCTCGACGACCTCACCAGTCTCAAGATGGAGCACTACGTCGGTACCGCCGAGAAGGCCGACGAGCCCGAGGTCCGGTACCCGATGCCGGAGGGCTCCGTCGAGGACAAGGACGTCCTCATCATCGACGACATCGCCGACACCGGCGGCTCCATCGAGCGCGCCCACGAATACGTCGCCGACCGGGAGGCCAACGAGATTCGCACCGCTACTCTCCAACTGCTGGGCACCAGCGAGTACGACCCCGACTACGTCGGCGAGTACCTCGACGAGTGGGCGTGGGTCGTCTACCCGTGGAACTTCATCGAGGACATGATCGACCTCATCTCCGGCGTCATGGAGAAAGACGACGATGGCTCCTACACGCGGGAGGGCATCCAGAACCTCCTCTCGTCGTACCACGACGTCGAACGCATCGAGATGGAAATCGCCCAACCCGACCGCCTCGACGAAGTCTTAGCGGAGATGGTGCGCCGGGACGTGCTCGTGAAGGCCGGCCCCGAGGAGTGGAAGCTCCGCGTCGACGCCTAGCCCGTTTCTGCTGACTGCTCGTAACCCGTTTCGTAGACAGCAACGACGGAAAGCCCTCGGCACGCTCGCGGTCGTCTCGCCGACATATCCGCTCGCTGCGCTCACGGATAGTGGTCGGCGAGACGACCACGCAGGCGCGAGCGTGCCTCGCCCTTTCAATCCGCCGAGGTTACTAAGTCGGACGGGCTGTCGTCGTTCGCCTGTCGAGGTGCGTCGCGACGTGAGACGAGTCTTTTAGGTCGCTCCCGGTTCGACGGCTGTACATGATTGGCTTCATCGGCGGTTCCGGCATCTACGAAGCGCTCCCGCTGAACGACGTGCGAGAGGAGGACGTGACGACGCCGTACGGCGACCCGAGCGCGCCCGTGACTGTCGGCGAGTTCGGCGACACCGGCACCGAGGTCGCGTTCCTGCCGCGACACGGCCCCGACCACCAGCGCTCGCCGACGAACCTCCCGTACAAGGCGAACATCTACGCGCTCAAGCAGCTCGGCGTCGAGCGCATCCTCGCGTCGAACGCCGTCGGCAGCCTCAAGGAGGAACTGCCGCCGCAGACGCTGGTCGTCCCGGACCAGATTTTCGACCGCACGAAACACCGCGACTCCACGTTCTTCGGTGACGGTATCGTCGTCCACCAGCCGTTCGCGGACCCGTACTGCCCGCACATGGTCGAACACCTCCACGAATCCGCCGAGGACGCGACCGACGCCGAAACCCAGGAGGGCGGCACGTACGTCTGCATCGAGGGGCCGCAGTACTCGACGCGAGCCGAGTCGGAGTTCTACAAGAGCCAGGGCTGGGACCTCGTCGGCATGACCGCAATCCCGGAGGCGAAGCTCGCGCGCGAAGCCGAGATGTGTTACGCCACCGTCGCGGGCGTCACCGACTACGACGTCTGGAAGGCCGACAGCGAGGTCACGCTCGAAGAAGTGCTGGAGAACGCCGCCGCCAACGAGAAAGCCATCAAGCGCACCGTCGAGCACGCCATCGAGACGCTGCCCGAGGAGCGCGACTGCGACTGCGGGCACGCCCTCGAAGGCACCGTGAACACGCCCACCGAAGCCATCCCCGAGGACACCCGCGACCGCGTCGACGCGCTCGTCGGCGACTACCTCTGAAGTTGGCGCGCTGACGCGGCTAACGCGGTAAGATTCGCGGCCGAAGGCCCAAAATGTAAATACTGTTCCCGCGTTTGTTAGGGTAAGGTATGGGGGGCCACGCCGACGCCGAAGCGTTCTCGACAGAACTCGCGGCCTTGAAGCGGGACGGCTGCAACGTCCTCGTGGTCAGCGACGCGGAGGGCCGCGACGCCGCCTGCGAGCGCCTCCTCGGCGCCCCCGAACTCGACCGCCGCCACGTCTTTCTCGAAACCGCCGCGGATGTCTCGACAGTGCTGGACCGCCACAGCCCGCGCCGCACCGACGCCTCGACGCTCGGCGTCGTGGACGCCACGCCCGCCACGGGTGCGCGTTCGGCGGCCGCCGCGCCCCAGTCCGGGGGCGCCGGAGCGCCGCTTGGTGAGTGGTACGAACGCGTAGAGGACCGCACCGACTTCGCGGCGCTCACCACGGCCGTCACCGACGCCTTCGACCGCGTCGCCGCGGCCGCCGACACCCCAAGCGAGGTCCGACTCTGCGTCGACGGCCTCGACCCGTTCTTCGACGCTGTTCGCTCCGGGGACACCACCGAGGAACGGCTGTTCCGATTCCTCCACCTCCTCACGAGCGCCGTCCGCGAAGACGATGGTATGGGCCACTTCCACGTCTCCGCGAGCGCCGACGACGCGCTCCTCGCGACGGTCGAGCCGCTGTTCGACGCGACGCTCTCCGTCGAAACCGGTGCAGAAGGAACCGTCCGCCAGCGCTGGCGCCTCCACGACTCCGGCCGCGTCACCGACTGGTTCGCGTTCTGACGGGGGGCATCGGTACGTTTATTCTCCGCGGCTGACTCGATCCGGTGATGCGCTCGCTCTCCGAGGTCCGCGAGGACGCGCTGTTCGTCTACGGGCTGGTGGCCGCCGCCGCGGTCGTCGTCGCGCTCGACGCCGTCGGCGTCGTCGACATCTCCTACGACCTGTCGCTGGTCGCCCTGTTCGTCGCCATCGTCGGCGCGCTCTACCTGAAAGGGAAGTTCGGCGTCGAGAAGCGCTAGATCGCGGCGTCCGTCCCCGCGTTCTCACAGACCCAGAGGTCGCCGAACAGGTCGTCCTGTTCGAGCGTGACCGCGCCGCGGTGCGCGAGAAACAGCAACGCGAGGAACGTCTGCACGCGCGACTCGCCCGCCTCGGCGACTTCCTCGTACAGCACTTCCGTGCGCCCGCCGCCGTACTGCTCGTCCAGCACCGCGCGAACATCCTCGATTGTCGCCTCGATGTCCTCCTCGTGGGCGTTCCCGAGCGCGTCCTCGGCGGTCGGCTCGTCGTCCATCCGGAATTCGTCGCCCGACCGATAGTCCAGCTCTTGGACGCCGCGCCGGAACCCCTTCGGGGAGTCGCTGGTGTCGTACTCGCGGGATTCTTTCCACCACGATCCGCGCTCGGCCTCCCGCAGGTCGCGCACGAGTTCGTCCAGCGTCTCCGGGTTGCCGCGGGCGTGCTTGCGCTCCAGCCGGCGGTCCATCTCGGATTCGAGCGCGTCCACGGGGTCGTAGGCCGGCCGGCCGTCCTCGTCGGGCGGCGCCTCCCACGGCGGCCGCTCGACCTCTTCTTCCTCCTCGGGTTCGTCGTCGCCGGCGTCGAGCATCGCGTCGCTCTTCATCCGCAACAGTACGCTCGCGTAGAACAGCGCCCGCCCCGACGTCCGCAGGTCGGCCTCGTCGAGCGCTTCGAGGAACTTGTCCGTCACCGCGACGATATCGATGTCCCACGGCTCGATTTCGCCGTTCTTCGCGAGCTGCACGAGCAACTCCACGGGCTCGACCTCGTCTTCGGGGTTCGCCTCGGGGTCGGCCGGCGACTCCGCGATGAGTTCCGCCGCGCTGTCCGGCGTGTCGTCTCCGGGCGCGTCCGCGGTCGTCAGTCCGCCGTCGGGCGCGCTCTCGCTTTCGCGCTCCGCTTTCCGGTCCTCGTGGCCCGTGACGTCGAGCGGGACGTCGTCGGAGTCGTCGGTTTCGTCAGTCATTCGCAACTGCCCCCTGGGCGGAGAGGTCGATGCCCGTGACGATGCTGCGGTTGTCCTCCTGCATCGTCACGCCGATGGCGCGCTCGGAGCGGTCGAGCATCGCCGAGCGGTGGCTCACGACGACGAACTGGGCGTCCCCCGCGAGTTCGTCGACGAGTTCACCGACGCGGTCGGCGTTGACGGCGTCGAGGAACGCGTCCACCTCGTCGAGCGCGTAGAACGGCGCGGGGTTGTGGCGCTGGATGCCGAAGATGAACGCCAGCGCGGTCAGGGACTTCTCCCCGCCGCTCATCGCGTCCAGCCGCTGGACGGGCTTGTCCGCGGGCTGGGCTTTCATCGTCAGCCCGCCCTCGAAGGGGTCCTCGGGGTTCTCCAGTTCGAGTTCGCCCGTGCCCGCGGAGAGCCGCGAGAAGATGCGCTGGAACTGGTCGTTGATGGCGTCGAAGGCGTCCATGAACGTCGACTTCTTCTGCTCGTCGTAGTGGTCGATGCGGTCCTGGATGCCGTCGCGCTCCTCGACGAGCGTCGCCCGCTTGTCCTCCAAGTCGTCGAGGTCGGACTCGACGTCGTCGTACTCGTCGATAGCCTTCATGTTCACCGGTTCTAAGGCCTCCATCTGCCGTTCGAGGCGCGCGACGTTCTCCTCGACCTCGTCGAGGTCCGGAATCTCCTCGGGGTCGTAGTCGCCAACGGCGTCCTCGAGGTCGTCGATTTCCTCGGTGAGCCGCGCCTCCGCCCGCCGAAGACTCTCCAGCCGGTTCTCGACTGTCTCGACCTCGCTGGCCTGTTCGTCGCGAGCCGCCTTCGCTTCCCTGAGGTCGTCTTTGAGGTCCTCCCGCTCGCTCTTGAGGTCCGCTAACTCCTCCTCCAACGCAGCGACGGCTTCCTCCTTCTCCGCGAGCGTCTCCTCTTTGGCCTCGATTTGTTCGCGGAGGTCACTGATACGCTGCTCCTGCTCGGCCTTCTCGTTCTGCGCCTCCTCGATGTCGTCGTGGAGGTCCTCGACGGCGTCCTCGGCGTACTCCTTCTCCAACTGGAGGCTGTTCAGTTCGCCGTCGAGGTCGTCCACGCGGGACTGCAGGTCAGCGATGTCGGCCTCGATGTCCTCCTTCTCGGCGGTGAGTTCGGGAATCTTCGAGTCCGCGAGTTCGTCCTCGAGTTCCTCGATGTCCGCTTCGAGCGCCGCGATGTCCTCCTGCTTCGCGGAGATGTCGTCTTCGATGGCCTGCATCTGCTCGTCGACGTCCTCGCGTTCGCCCCGTAGCTCCTCGATTTTCGCCTCCAGCTCGTCGATGCGCTCTTCGACGTCCTCGCGCTCGCTCTCCGTGGCTTCCACGTCGTTCTGCAGCGACCGCACTTGGTCGGTGGCGTCCTGCCGCCGGTCGCGGGCGTCCTCCAAGCGGTCGTCGATTTCGCGGACGTCCTCCCGGAGTTCGGCGCGGTCGTCTTCGAGGCGCTGGATGCGCTCGGCGACGCGCTCCAACTGTCCTTTCCCGGATTTGGAGAACGAGTACCGCGAACCCGACCGCGACCCCCCTGTCATCGCGCCGGACTTCTCGACGAGTTCCCCGGAGAGCGTGACGAGTCGATAGTCGCCCATCAGGTCGCGAGCGGTCTCCATGTTCTCCACGACGAGCGTGTCCCCGAGCACGTACGAGAAGATGGGCTCGTACTGCTCGTCGAAGTCCACGAGGTTGTACGCGAAGTCCACCACGCCCGGCATCTCCGGCGTGCTCGGCAGCGAGCGGTGGCGCATCTTCGTGATGGGGAGCATCGTCGCGCGGCCCGCGTTGCGCTGCTTGAGGTACTCGATGCAGCGCTGGCCCGTGCCGTCGTCGTCCACGACCACGTTCGCGAGGCGGCCGCCAGCGGCCGTCTCACAGGCGGTCGCGTACTGCTCGCTGACGCCGCCGAGTTGGCCGACCGTGCCGTGGACGCCCTCGACGTCGCTGTTCAGAATCGTAGTGACGGCCTTCCCGTACGACGAGTCTCCGGACTCGTTGGCCTGCGCTTCGAGGCGCGCGTACTCCTCTTGGGCCGCCGAGAGGTCGTCCTCGACCTCGTCGAGGTCGTCCTGGCGCTCGCGCTTCTCCTGTTTGAGGTCCTCGACGACCTCCACGATTTGCTCGCGGTTCCGCTTCGCCTTCGCGAGTTCGTCTTCGAGGTCGTCGAGGGTCGCGTCCAACTCCGGGAGGCGCTCGCGGGCGTCTTCGAGGTCTGCTTCGGCTTCGTCGACCGCGTCCGAGCGCCGCTTGGCCTCGTCCAGCAGGCGGTCCTGCTCGCGCTGGAGGTCGTTGCGCTCGCTCTTCGCGTCCTCCAACTCCGCTTTCTTCTCGGCGAGTTCGGCTTTCAGTTCGTCGAACTCGGTGTCCACGGACTCGATTTCCGCTTCGACGTCCGCGAGGTCGGACTCCCGGCTCTGGATGTCCGCCTTCACCGACGCCTTCTCGACTTTCAAGTCCTTGATGTCGCCTTCGAGGTCGTCGATTTGCTCCTGCTTGCGGTCGATTTCGACGAACGCCTGTCGGCGCTCGTTCTCCGCGTCCTCGATGCGCTCCTCGGCGGCCTCGACCTTGTCCTCGAGGCGCGAGATGTCGCCTTTCACTTCCTCCATCTCGCGCTTGATGGCGAGCTGCTCGTCCTCGCCCTTCCGCTCGATTTCCGCGTTCAGGTCCTCGAGGTCCTCTTCGAGGCGGAGCACGGTGCCGCGGCGCTCGTCCAGTTCCTCCCGGAGTTCCGCGAGTTCGTCCTCGCGTTCGTCGATGTCGCTGCGCGTCGCGTCGAGGTCCTCGCGCTTCTCCTCCAACTCGGCGGCCTTCGCGTAGCTCTCGTACTCCTGTTTCTCGTCCCGCAACCCCTGATATTCGAGCGCGGTCTCGCGCTCGTCGGCCAACTGGTCGAGGCGGTCCTGCTTCTCCTCGATGCGGAGGTCGGCCTCGTCGACGCGCTCTTGGACGACCTCCAGTTCCTCGTGGGCGTCGGCCTTCTTCGCGTCGAACTCCGCGACGCCCGCGATCTCGTCGACGATCTCGCGGCGCTCGCCCGGCGTCATGTTGATGATGCCGGTGACGTCGCCCTGCATCACGACGTTGTACCCCTCGGGCGCGACGCCCGCCTGCGCGAGCAGGTCGCGGATGTCCGAGAGGTTCACCGAGCGCCCGTTCAGGTAGTAGTACGAGTAGTAGTTGTCGTCGGTGCGTTTCACGCGGCGCTTGACGGTGATGGTGTCGACATCGCCGACCTTCTCGGAGCCGGCGGCGGTCTCGACTTGCGAGCGCGAGAGCGTGCCGTCGCCGTTGTTCAACACGACCTCGACGCTGGCCTCCTTCGGGCCGGCGGACTCGTCGTCGCCCTCGTGGCTGGGGTTGTAGATGAGGTCCGTGAGCTTCTCCGCGCGCATCCCCGAGGTGCGCGCGAGGCCGAGCGCGAACAACACCGCGTCGATGATGTTGGACTTCCCGGAGCCGTTCGGGCCGCTAATCGTCGTGAAGTCCTCGTAGAACGGGATGCGCGTCGTCCCGGCGAAGCTCTTGAAGTTCTGGAGGACGATTTCGTCGATGTACATGCTGGGGAGGGGAGCGGCCTACGCGACGATGATGTCGTCGAGGCCCGACTCCTCGTTGTCGTCAGCGTCGCCGTCCACAGGTTTAGTCGCTTCGCCTGCCTCGCTGTCGTCCTCGTCGTCGGGCTCGATGACGCCGCCCTCGCGGGATTCCCGGAGTTCCTCCGTACTCGGCGTGCGGTCCAGTTCAGCCTCCAGCGTGCGGATGCGCTCGCTGGCGTCCACGAGTTCCTCGGTGAGTCCGCGGACGGTGGCCTCCAGTTCTTCGACGCGCTGTTCGAGTTCCTCGACGTCGGTGTCGTCAGTCATACGTTCTGAACGGGACGCGAGACGGATAAGTATAGGTCGGACGCGCGTCAGACAACTTCGGCGGGTCGCGCGGGGGCCGCCCGCGTGGCCCCTTCGTTAGCCCTAAGCGGCCACCCCTCGAATCGTGGCGTAATGAGTACGCAGTCCGCCACGCAGGACCTCGCCGCGGTCATCGGGCTGGAGGTCCACGTGCAACTGGAGACGGACACCAAGATATTCTGTGGGTGTTCGACCGACACCGACGACGCGGAGCCGAACACGCACACGTGTCCGGTGTGCCTCGGGCTCCCGGGCGCGCTCCCGGTGCTGAACGAGGGCGCCGTCGAGGCCGCGGTGAAACTCGGGAAGGCAATCGACGCGGAAATCCCCGAGCGAACCCGCTTCCACCGGAAGAACTACTTCTATCCCGACCTGCCGAAGGGCTTCCAGATCACGCAGTACGACGCGCCCATCTGCCAGGACGGCGAACTCGACGTGACCGTCGAGGACGAGCGCCGCGAAATCGGCATCGAGCGCGCGCACCTCGAAGAGGACCCGGGGAGCCTCCAGCACGTCGGCGGCAGCATCGACACCGCCGACTACACGCTCGTCGACTACAACCGCGCGGGCACGCCGCTGATGGAAATCGTCACGCGCCCGGACTTCCGGAGCGCCGACGAGGCGCGCGCGTTCCTCGCGAAACTCACCGACGTCCTCGAATATTTGGGCATCTTCGACGCGGAGCGCGACGGCAGTCTGCGCGTGGACGCCAACATCTCGATGGTCGACGCCGAGAAACTAGAGGGCGGCATCAGCGACGAGGCGCTGGAAGCCGCCAACCGCACGGAGGTGAAGAACATCTCCAGTCACAAGGGCGCACAGAAGGCGCTGTCCTACGAGATTACGCGCCAGCGCAACCAGATTCAGCGCGGCCGCGAGGTCGAACAGGAGACCCGCCACTGGGACGAGAGCCGGGGCATCACGGTGTCGATGCGCTCGAAGGAGGAGGAGAAGGACTACCGCTACTTCCGGGAGGCGGACATCCCGCCGCTCGAAGTCTCGGACTGGAAGGACGAGATTCCGATTCCGGAGCTGCCGGACGCGCGCCGCGAGCGCTTCCGCGAGGAGTACGGCGTCGGCGCGGAAACGGCGTCGAAGCTCACGTCGCGGAAGGCCGTCGCGGACCTCTTCGAGGAACTCGCCGACGAGTACGACCCCGGGCTGGCGGCGACGTGGGTCGCGGACAACGTCCTCGGCGAACTCAACTACCGCGGGCTGGAAGTCGGGGACATCACCGACCGTCTCGGCGAGTTCGAGCGCCTCGTGGAACTCGTCGCGGAGGACGAGATCACGGCGAAGAACGCCGAGGAGGTCGTGCTTCGGGAGATGCTCGACGAGGGTCGCAGTCCAGACGAGATTGTCGAGGCCGAGGACCTCGGGAAGACCACGGGCGGCGAGGTCGAGGCGGCCGTCGCCGAGGCTATCGACGAGAACCCGGACGCCGTCGAGGACTACCACGCCGGGGAGGGCGGCGCGCTGAACTTCCTCGTCGGGCAGGTGATGGGGAAGACCGGCGGGAGCGCGGACCCCGGCCAAGTGAACGAACTGCTGCGCGAACAGTTGGAGTAGGCTGTCGGCACCGACGCGGCTCGCTTCTCGTTTTCGTCGACGCGCGGCTACGCTTCGGTGTCGAAAGAGTCGTGGTCGATGACGTAGAGTACGCCGATTGCCGCGAGCGTGAGGCCGCCGACGGCGACGAGCGCGGCGTACGCGAGGTCGCCGGCTCCCGGCTGGTCGTCGAGAGTCGTGACGCCGGAGACGACCAGCGAGAGCCCGAGTGCGACGTTCGCCAGTCCCGCGAGCAGCGACCACCGCACGCGGTCGGTGACGCCCCCGGCGAACATGAGCGCGCCGGCGAGCGCCATGAGCACCATCTGGACGGCGAGCGGTCCGTCGGCCGGGAACGTCGCCGCGAGCGCGACCGCGGCGAACGCGAACAGCGCCGCGCCGAACCACTGGGTCAGCGTTCGTCGGTTCACAGTCGTCGTTCCGTCCGGCCGGGGTTAGTCGTTGCGCGTGCTCGCACGCCGCGCGAGTACCCGCACTCGCGGCCGGCCGCGAGCGCGCCTTGTCCCGTCGCCTGCTTGCGGTTCCCGGTCCCGAAATCTTTACCCGCGGTTGCGGCGTAACCGTTCGCAACGACCACCTCGGCAGGTGGAGGTACACCGTGGAACTCATCGTCACAGAGAAGAACAACGCCGCGCGACGCATCGCCGACATCCTCTCGGAGGGAGGGGCAACGACGGACACGACTGCGGGCGTCAACGTCTACGAGTGGGGGGGCCGCCGCTGCATCGGCCTCTCGGGCCACGTCGTCGGCGTCGACTTCCCCGCCGAGTACTCGGACTGGCGGGACGTCGAGCCAGCCGAACTCGTGCACGCCGACGTCGTGAAGGAGCCGACCCAGGAGGACATCGTGAACGCGCTCCAGCGCCTCGCTCGCGAGGCCGACAACGTCGTCATCGCGACTGACTACGACCGCGAGGGCGAACTCATCGGGAAGGAAGCCTACGAACTCGTCCGCGAGGTCAACGAGGAGGCGCCCATCCAGCGCGTGCGCTTCTCCTCGATCACGGACAACGAGGTCAAGTCCGCGTTCGCGGACCCCGACGAGGTGGACTTCGACCTCGCCGCGGCGGGCGAGGCCCGCCAAATCATCGACCTCGTGTGGGGCGCCGCACTCACGCGATTCCTCTCGCTGTCCGCCCGGCAGATGGGCGAGGACTTCATCTCCGTCGGGCGCGTGCAGTCCCCGACGCTGAAGCTCATCGTGGACAAGGAGCGCGAAATCGAGGCCTTCGAGCCGGACGACTACTGGGAGCTGTTCGCGGACCTCGCCAAGGACGACACGACGTTCGAGGCGCAGTACTTCTACGAGGGCGAGGACGGTAACGAGGCCGAGCGCGTCTGGGACGAGGACGCCGCCGAGCGCGCGTTCTCGGTGCTCCGGGAGGCCGGCGAGGCGGTCGTCCAGTCGGTGTCGCGGCGCACGCGCAGCGACGACCCGCCGGCGCCGTTCAACACCACGCAGTTCATCCGCGCCGCGGGGTCGCTGGGGTACTCTGCGGGCCGCGCGATGAGCATCGCCGAGGACCTCTACACGGCGGGCTACATCACGTACCCGCGGACGGACAACACCGTCTACCCCGAGGACTTGGACGAGCGCGACCTGCTCGGGGAGTTCGAGCAGACGATATTCGGCGACGACGCCGAGATGCTGCTCGAACGGGACGACCTCTCGCCGACGGAGGGCGACGAGGAGACGACCGACCACCCGCCGATTCACCCGACGCCGGACTTCCCCGACCGGAACAAGCTCTCCGAGGACGAGTGGGAGGTGTACGAGCTCGTCGTGCGGCGGTTCTTCGCGACGCTCGCGGAGCCCGCCGTCTGGGAGCACCTGCGCGTGGTCGCGGACGCCGACGGCGAATCCCTCAAAGCGAACGGCAAGCGCCTCCTCGAAGAGGGCTACCACGCGGTCTACCCGTACTTCAACACGAGCGAGAACTACGTGCCGGACGTCGACGAGGGCGAACACCTCGACCTCACCGACCCGCGGATGGAGGCCAAGCAGACCCAGCCGCCGCGCCGGTACGGCCAGAGCCGGCTCATCGAGACGATGGAGGACATGGGCATCGGGACGAAGTGTCTGACTGGAGATAGTCGGGTTCTCGTCCGTCATGAGTCTGGCGACATCGAGCGCGTTCCGATTGCCGAACTGTTCGATTCGGGCCGTGTAGCGCTTGCTGACGGGGATACAGATATCGCCGTCGCGGAGGATGGACCGACTACCCTCTCCTTCGAGGAAGGAACCGGTCGGACTACGGAGCGCGAACAGACGCTCGTCAGTGAGCGTCCGCTTGACGACGACGAACGCGTGTTCCGGGTCGAAACGAATGCGGGATCCTTCGAGGCGACGAGCGAACATCCCGTTTATACGCACTCCGGCGACACGTTCGAAGTGAAGCCGCTCGTTGCGATTGACGAGGGTGACGAACTCCTCACCGCGCGTCGTGCTGCGAGCGACGACGTGGATGTATCGACGACGGTCGCTACGTGGTCAGAGTTTGCAGCGGCTTGTGATAAGAAATCGAAGCTTTACGGGGTCGATTGCGGTGACGCACTCCGTAAACACCGAAAAGCGGCAGCGGAGACACAGGCCGAGTTCGCCGAACGAGTCGGCACCCACCGGCCGCAGGTCACTCGGTATGAGAACGGCGACAAGGACGTTCCAGTGTGGATTCTTGGACGGATAGATGTACGACCCGACGAAATTCACGGCCTGAACTACGATGTCTCCGTTCAGAATCCGTTCCCGCTCGACTGGTCGCCCGAACTGGCACGAGTGCTCGGCTGCCTGTTGGGCGACGGGTCGGTTCACGTCAACGAAGACGAGAACGTCGTCGATATCAGATACCACAACACCGACGAGCGCCTCATCGAGCGTTTCGTAGACGACATCGAAACGCTGTTCGACGTCAAACCGGCT
It encodes:
- a CDS encoding DNA topoisomerase I; translation: MELIVTEKNNAARRIADILSEGGATTDTTAGVNVYEWGGRRCIGLSGHVVGVDFPAEYSDWRDVEPAELVHADVVKEPTQEDIVNALQRLAREADNVVIATDYDREGELIGKEAYELVREVNEEAPIQRVRFSSITDNEVKSAFADPDEVDFDLAAAGEARQIIDLVWGAALTRFLSLSARQMGEDFISVGRVQSPTLKLIVDKEREIEAFEPDDYWELFADLAKDDTTFEAQYFYEGEDGNEAERVWDEDAAERAFSVLREAGEAVVQSVSRRTRSDDPPAPFNTTQFIRAAGSLGYSAGRAMSIAEDLYTAGYITYPRTDNTVYPEDLDERDLLGEFEQTIFGDDAEMLLERDDLSPTEGDEETTDHPPIHPTPDFPDRNKLSEDEWEVYELVVRRFFATLAEPAVWEHLRVVADADGESLKANGKRLLEEGYHAVYPYFNTSENYVPDVDEGEHLDLTDPRMEAKQTQPPRRYGQSRLIETMEDMGIGTKCLTGDSRVLVRHESGDIERVPIAELFDSGRVALADGDTDIAVAEDGPTTLSFEEGTGRTTEREQTLVSERPLDDDERVFRVETNAGSFEATSEHPVYTHSGDTFEVKPLVAIDEGDELLTARRAASDDVDVSTTVATWSEFAAACDKKSKLYGVDCGDALRKHRKAAAETQAEFAERVGTHRPQVTRYENGDKDVPVWILGRIDVRPDEIHGLNYDVSVQNPFPLDWSPELARVLGCLLGDGSVHVNEDENVVDIRYHNTDERLIERFVDDIETLFDVKPAVSARDGREDHHKEKYQVHVPSVVARMLQFVLDDVREDGCPAVPDVLEPVFVGALFDDEGHISTDGKAFISNIDHDLLSGVEEILERHGIDSTLNKSQHKLYVRGRHDLERFLDEVPIAADEKFYRGLSRLEDYHVTTRKSRILEALSEAEHTTFELADELGVTVDVVRNALSELDEEGYVGKHIEGSNRSHDDNRTFRYTADGFDESVYATIRGHPSTATVTAVSECEYDGAVYDLTIDETAPNFAVEGGVVVHNSTRHNTIEKLYDRGYIEGDPPRPTTLAKAVVEAAEEYADLVVSEQMTSELEGDMTAIAEGEKSLDEVTAESREILDRVFDELTDSREEIGDHLRDSLKADKTLGECPECGDTLLVRRSRTGSYFVGCDGYPECRFTLPLPSTGEPLVLEETCEEHGLHEVKMLAGRDTFVHGCPLCAAEEAEESEDRVIGACPECGAEEGGELAIKQLQTGSRLVGCTRYPDCDYSLPLPRRGDIEITDTYCDEHDLPELVVHDGDDEEPWELGCPICNYEEYQQRQRKQGVEALDGIGPATAEKLEEAGIEDVGDLASADADEVAESVSGVSADNVREWQMQAD